A stretch of the Plasmodium berghei ANKA genome assembly, chromosome: 10 genome encodes the following:
- a CDS encoding fam-b protein has product MKVRILKYFFFSIIIIFFEYAKNELYFVNDRGMYLERNVINFRNSRILADADNQFDLNEFYESTLSLASQLGDFVEGNKEITHLRNIIDSHIKKHKENATLPNLNNLDKRTKKIIYKLQKELEEVKKELDNKSNSEIITKVIQDKIITKTDENNYVSEYEYFKQLKNVRKIDKLYKGLKVRAMLMFFLSLVILLSGSFNVAFVIMSLLLSVETFVRSYQYIKLLFKVYKIPRKLKTSK; this is encoded by the exons atgaaagtccgtattttaaaatatttttttttttcaattattattattttttttgaatacGCCAAAAAC GAACTATACTTTGTAAACGATAGAGGGATGTACCTTGAAAGGAATGTAATAAACTTTAGAAATAGTAGGATATTAGCAGATGCAGATAACCAATTTgatttaaatgaattttatgaatCAACTTTGAGTCTTGCAAGTCAACTTGGTGATTTTGTTGAAGGTAACAAAGAAATAACACACCTTCGAAATATTATAGATTCACATATAAAGAAGCATAAAGAAAATGCTACATTACccaatttaaataatttagatAAAAGAACTAAAAAGataatttataaacttcaaaaagaattagaagaagtaaaaaaagagcttgataataaaagtaatagtgaaataataacaaaagtGATAcaagataaaataataactaaaacagatgaaaataattatgtatCAGAATATGAATACTTTAAACAATTGAAAAATGTACGAAAGATAGACAAATTGTACAAAGGATTAAAAGTGAGGGCAATGCTGatgttttttctttctttgGTGATACTACTATCAGGATCCTTTAACGTCGCATTTGTTATTATGAGTTTATTGCTTTCAGTTGAAACATTTGTTAGATCTTATCAATACATTAAATTACTCTTtaaagtatataaaattccccgaaaattaaaaacatcAAAATAa